A genomic segment from Nocardia cyriacigeorgica GUH-2 encodes:
- a CDS encoding MlaD family protein — MIRRTVLIRQALGACAVILTVGAATGCGITVENVPMPKPGIGGPGYTIRAAFRDALNLPDRAHVKIGGTDIGVVTDISTTNFIADVEMLIRDDIKLPRGTTAELRQATPLGDIFIAMTLPPATPETELLQPGDIIGTDHTGAGASVEELMVSVSMLINGGGLNQAAEITAQMDSMFGGRAPQLAHMITELTSVLAALNARTGDIDSVLSGVNVLTGELAARKAELGQAADTFPGLLGLVAENNRDISALINKVSVTMAALGDFTNTTGEDFVSLFDSIQQLMSGFTQMGGDLGQLLERFHSIYPSLEATLEGPTLAVAATVSYLSVGALTDPTGSRLPEVGDVPAFIGSLAQVIQKVIGRVTSPPQPVPGQPAPAPQPAPQGGER; from the coding sequence ATGATTCGCAGGACAGTGCTGATCCGCCAGGCATTGGGCGCGTGCGCGGTGATCCTCACCGTGGGCGCGGCCACCGGCTGCGGCATCACGGTGGAGAACGTGCCGATGCCCAAACCCGGTATCGGCGGCCCCGGCTACACCATTCGCGCCGCGTTCCGCGACGCGCTGAATCTGCCCGACCGCGCGCACGTGAAGATCGGCGGCACCGATATCGGCGTCGTCACCGATATCTCCACCACCAATTTCATCGCCGACGTGGAAATGCTCATCCGCGACGACATCAAACTGCCGCGCGGCACCACCGCCGAATTGCGCCAGGCCACCCCGCTCGGCGACATCTTCATCGCGATGACGCTGCCACCGGCCACCCCGGAAACCGAACTGCTGCAACCCGGCGACATCATCGGCACCGACCACACCGGCGCAGGCGCCTCGGTGGAAGAGCTCATGGTGTCGGTGTCGATGCTGATCAACGGCGGCGGGCTCAATCAGGCCGCCGAGATCACCGCGCAGATGGATTCGATGTTCGGCGGCCGCGCACCCCAGCTGGCACACATGATCACCGAACTCACCAGCGTGCTCGCCGCGCTCAATGCCCGCACCGGCGATATCGACAGTGTGCTGTCGGGGGTGAATGTGCTCACCGGTGAACTGGCCGCGCGCAAGGCCGAGTTGGGTCAGGCCGCCGATACCTTCCCCGGACTGCTCGGATTGGTGGCCGAGAACAATCGCGATATCTCGGCGCTGATCAACAAGGTGTCGGTGACCATGGCCGCGCTGGGCGATTTCACCAACACCACCGGCGAGGATTTCGTGAGCCTGTTCGACAGCATCCAGCAGCTGATGTCGGGCTTCACCCAGATGGGTGGCGATCTCGGGCAGCTGCTCGAGCGGTTCCATTCCATCTATCCGTCGCTGGAAGCCACGCTGGAAGGCCCGACGCTGGCCGTCGCGGCGACGGTGTCGTACCTGAGCGTCGGCGCGTTGACCGATCCCACCGGCAGCCGGTTGCCCGAGGTCGGCGATGTACCGGCGTTCATCGGCAGCCTCGCGCAGGTGATCCAGAAGGTGATCGGCCGGGTCACCAGCCCGCCGCAGCCGGTGCCCGGACAGCCGGCGCCCGCGCCGCAGCCGGCCCCGCAAGGTGGTGAGCGGTGA
- a CDS encoding MCE family protein translates to MILDPSGRGPTARQLTLSGLAVLATVIVLLGLLALRYTGYFEAKVPVTVTLTSTGDGLPARADVKFRGMVVGAVSAVDVVAAGQRQEVAVDLKPVAAETIPDNVTARVIPNNLFGVTAIELVDNGPSEGVLRAGSTIEEDTSAGTVQLQTTLTVLRDVLDNIQPEKLGRVLATFSAALDPGARVPGSTIERLDNWITQVRAIDGVGELLGDLGRATTALSQSAPELVGVLSESVTTARTLTERRDKLIALLANASGAVDSVNSLFARNPNAAKELVPGLDELFGSLARDPEAIPYTAANLNATLGKMQSVFRFGPRKQMVWKMDVSFTPFQQYTAEDCPRYGEMTGPRCGGPTVPTVAPPQEYPPQMLPRRLDSAGPAPAAIPVPGVPPAPAQPGAPAVPGLPFIPGLPAIPGITAPLPGAPGPAGAAPAAGVPGSGGSTPGPADSAPNGGTPTGTAPNGAAPAAAPGGPASSGAAPASASIPAGPRRMVPLPASGPRPVTTVRGHAAVAEIVGGKPNAAQLLLLTPLLAGGSVEVYA, encoded by the coding sequence ATGATTCTGGATCCGAGTGGGCGCGGTCCCACCGCTCGTCAGCTGACCTTGTCCGGCCTGGCGGTGCTGGCCACCGTCATCGTGCTGCTCGGCCTGCTGGCCTTGCGCTACACCGGCTACTTCGAGGCGAAGGTGCCCGTCACCGTCACGCTCACCAGCACCGGTGACGGCTTGCCGGCCCGCGCGGACGTGAAGTTCCGCGGGATGGTGGTCGGTGCGGTCAGCGCGGTCGACGTGGTGGCGGCCGGGCAACGTCAGGAAGTGGCCGTCGACCTGAAACCCGTGGCGGCCGAGACGATTCCGGACAATGTGACCGCCCGGGTGATTCCGAACAACCTGTTCGGCGTCACCGCGATCGAACTGGTCGACAACGGCCCGTCCGAGGGCGTATTGCGCGCGGGTTCGACCATTGAAGAGGACACCAGCGCGGGCACCGTCCAATTGCAGACCACGCTGACGGTGCTGCGCGACGTGCTCGACAATATCCAGCCCGAGAAGCTGGGCCGGGTGCTGGCGACCTTCTCCGCCGCCCTCGACCCCGGCGCCCGGGTTCCCGGCTCCACCATCGAACGCCTCGACAACTGGATCACCCAGGTGCGCGCGATCGACGGGGTGGGGGAGTTGCTCGGCGATCTCGGCCGCGCCACCACCGCGTTGAGCCAGTCGGCGCCGGAGCTGGTGGGCGTGCTGTCGGAATCGGTGACGACGGCGCGCACCCTCACCGAACGCCGCGACAAACTCATCGCCCTGCTGGCCAATGCCAGTGGCGCGGTGGACTCGGTGAACAGCCTGTTCGCCCGCAACCCGAACGCGGCCAAGGAACTGGTGCCCGGCCTGGACGAACTGTTCGGCTCGCTGGCCCGCGACCCCGAAGCCATCCCGTACACCGCGGCCAACCTCAACGCCACCCTGGGCAAGATGCAGTCGGTGTTCCGGTTCGGCCCACGCAAGCAGATGGTGTGGAAAATGGACGTCTCGTTCACCCCGTTCCAGCAGTACACCGCCGAGGACTGCCCGCGCTACGGCGAGATGACCGGCCCGCGCTGCGGTGGGCCGACGGTGCCGACAGTGGCGCCGCCGCAAGAGTATCCGCCGCAGATGCTGCCGCGCCGGCTCGATTCCGCGGGCCCGGCTCCGGCGGCGATTCCGGTGCCGGGAGTTCCCCCGGCGCCCGCGCAACCCGGCGCGCCGGCCGTGCCCGGCCTGCCTTTCATCCCCGGTCTGCCGGCGATTCCCGGAATCACGGCCCCGCTGCCTGGTGCGCCCGGACCTGCCGGTGCCGCGCCTGCGGCCGGTGTGCCCGGCTCGGGAGGGTCGACGCCTGGACCTGCTGATTCCGCGCCCAATGGCGGTACCCCCACGGGCACCGCACCGAATGGTGCTGCCCCAGCCGCCGCCCCTGGCGGACCCGCGTCGTCCGGCGCAGCCCCGGCTTCGGCATCGATCCCGGCCGGACCCCGGCGCATGGTCCCGCTCCCCGCATCGGGCCCCCGCCCGGTGACGACGGTGCGCGGTCACGCGGCGGTCGCCGAGATCGTCGGCGGTAAGCCCAATGCCGCGCAGCTGCTGCTGCTGACGCCGCTGCTGGCCGGTGGATCCGTGGAGGTCTACGCATGA
- a CDS encoding ABC transporter permease, whose amino-acid sequence MGSSYTPPALKPVRMAGAAAAIPVQANRRVGHQAITFFQAVAAIPFVLRHYRKEVLRLTADVGFGNGSLIVGGGTAGVVIILCAFGGITVGMESFSALNLLTMGPLTGAISGFATTRELAPILATLAFAIQAGCRFTAQLGSMRISEEIDALESIAIRPLPYLVTTRMIAATLTIVPLYSIGLATAYLATKLSVLFLGGTSAGTYDHYFFQFLIGPDVFFSLLKVIVFVMLSTFIQCYYGYFASGGPEGVGVAAGQAIKMVIVVMVFANLFLTLAIWGIDPGFRISG is encoded by the coding sequence GTGGGCAGCTCCTACACCCCGCCCGCGCTGAAACCGGTGCGGATGGCCGGTGCGGCGGCCGCGATCCCGGTCCAGGCCAATCGCCGGGTGGGCCACCAGGCGATCACCTTCTTCCAGGCGGTGGCCGCGATTCCGTTCGTACTGCGCCATTACCGCAAGGAAGTGCTGCGGTTGACCGCCGACGTCGGCTTCGGCAACGGCTCGCTGATCGTCGGCGGCGGCACCGCCGGTGTGGTGATCATCCTGTGCGCGTTCGGCGGCATCACCGTGGGCATGGAGTCGTTCTCCGCGCTGAATCTGCTCACCATGGGCCCGTTGACCGGCGCGATCTCCGGTTTCGCCACCACCCGTGAGCTGGCGCCCATCCTGGCCACGCTGGCCTTCGCCATTCAGGCCGGCTGCCGGTTCACCGCGCAACTGGGTTCGATGCGGATCTCCGAGGAGATCGACGCACTGGAATCCATTGCCATTCGCCCGCTGCCGTACCTGGTGACCACCCGGATGATCGCGGCCACGCTGACCATCGTTCCGCTCTACAGCATCGGCCTTGCCACGGCGTATCTGGCGACGAAGCTGTCGGTGCTGTTTCTCGGCGGTACCTCGGCGGGCACCTACGACCACTATTTCTTCCAGTTCCTCATCGGTCCCGATGTGTTCTTCTCGCTGCTCAAGGTGATCGTTTTCGTGATGTTGTCGACGTTCATCCAGTGCTATTACGGCTATTTCGCCTCCGGCGGCCCGGAAGGCGTCGGCGTGGCGGCCGGCCAGGCGATCAAGATGGTCATCGTCGTGATGGTGTTCGCGAATCTTTTCCTGACCCTCGCGATCTGGGGTATCGACCCCGGATTCCGGATCTCGGGGTAG
- a CDS encoding MCE family protein — MRIRTIVRTAALCVAATLAAGCALLPESISALPDQYLGEHLRISADFENVAGLYAGNEVAILGVPVGRVETVTAKGSYVQVTMAIDKDVKVPENAMAALVSPQLITNRHVELAPAYSGEGPLLTDGAHIPLARTRVPVELDRILENFDQLGAALKGDNAQGPMASRVLFPLLEGNGDRLRATLDALSSAFEVSFANKDQIANTIIKLNEITQIIATNDQTVRDFSGRLTELVQLMGEQSPGLQAVLTQLNDFVNNTSSVVGQNSDQLAGALQRFTTITAQMRANARGLTELVDVAPLFFENFSNAVSREHRALRLHGLLDKAVLDSEVLSLFCERVQMRSDGCRTGKIQDFGPDFGLTAALLGLTK, encoded by the coding sequence ATGAGAATTCGCACGATCGTGCGCACGGCCGCACTGTGTGTCGCGGCGACACTGGCAGCCGGATGTGCGCTGCTGCCCGAGAGCATCAGTGCGCTGCCGGATCAGTATCTCGGCGAACATCTGCGTATCAGCGCCGATTTCGAGAACGTCGCCGGCCTGTACGCGGGCAATGAGGTGGCGATTCTCGGCGTCCCGGTCGGCCGCGTGGAGACGGTGACGGCCAAGGGCAGCTACGTCCAGGTCACCATGGCCATCGACAAGGACGTCAAGGTCCCGGAAAACGCGATGGCCGCGCTCGTTTCGCCGCAGCTGATCACCAACCGGCACGTCGAATTGGCGCCCGCGTATTCCGGCGAGGGCCCGCTGCTCACCGACGGCGCCCACATTCCGCTGGCCCGCACCCGGGTGCCGGTGGAACTGGACCGGATTCTGGAGAACTTCGATCAGCTCGGCGCCGCGCTCAAGGGCGATAACGCGCAGGGCCCGATGGCGAGCCGAGTGCTGTTCCCGTTGCTGGAAGGCAATGGCGACCGGTTGCGCGCCACCCTGGACGCCTTGTCGTCGGCCTTCGAGGTGTCCTTCGCCAACAAGGACCAGATCGCCAACACCATCATCAAACTCAACGAGATCACCCAGATCATCGCCACCAACGATCAGACCGTCCGCGATTTCAGCGGCCGGCTCACCGAACTGGTGCAGTTGATGGGCGAGCAGTCACCCGGCCTGCAAGCGGTGCTGACCCAGCTCAACGATTTCGTCAACAACACCTCCTCGGTGGTCGGCCAGAATTCCGATCAGCTGGCCGGTGCGTTGCAGCGGTTCACCACCATCACCGCGCAGATGCGCGCCAACGCCCGTGGTCTCACCGAATTGGTCGATGTGGCGCCGTTGTTCTTCGAGAACTTCTCCAACGCGGTCAGCCGCGAGCATCGCGCACTGCGGCTGCACGGCCTGCTGGACAAGGCGGTGCTCGACAGTGAGGTGCTGTCGCTGTTCTGCGAGCGCGTGCAGATGCGCTCCGACGGCTGCCGCACCGGCAAGATCCAGGATTTCGGTCCCGATTTCGGGCTGACCGCCGCCTTGCTCGGACTCACGAAATGA
- a CDS encoding MCE family protein, protein MNIPLWNYLVRRRVAVANLGLVVILVLGSWYLGAEVLRINPLPNSYAVTVELRGSGGLLPGNDVTFRGTRVGRVSDVRVTETGIAAVAEIDSSAKIPVGGTVAVGRLSAAGEQYLDFRPDADSGPYLQDGAVVDMAHTSTPVSVQSVLTNVSGLIGGLNPERLTVIVNELDKALAGGPDRLRNMISGISRAMAGLNELLPQTRQLIENLGVIAETTSHAQPDLTTLTTGAGALFDQLTAADQEVRRFLDLAPDQLATLGGFVQATEDPITNLVTNFVAITKAAKLRAPAIAALFPALREGSAAIGIPAHDGAYHTLVDPWPRPTCEYDTIPVVPTNATTDTRVRLYNYCITNDPALQIRGSANAPRPNVPDNTAGPPPGATGNELSRPIPGR, encoded by the coding sequence GTGAATATCCCGCTGTGGAATTACCTGGTTCGCCGCCGCGTGGCGGTCGCGAACCTCGGGCTGGTGGTGATCCTCGTGCTCGGCTCCTGGTACCTGGGTGCCGAGGTGCTGCGGATCAACCCGCTGCCCAACAGCTACGCGGTGACCGTCGAGCTGCGTGGTTCCGGTGGCCTGCTGCCGGGCAACGACGTCACCTTCCGTGGCACCCGGGTCGGCCGGGTCAGCGATGTACGAGTCACCGAGACGGGGATCGCGGCGGTAGCCGAGATCGACTCGTCGGCCAAGATCCCGGTGGGCGGCACGGTCGCCGTCGGCCGGCTGTCCGCGGCGGGTGAGCAGTATCTCGACTTCCGGCCCGACGCCGATTCCGGCCCCTATTTGCAGGACGGCGCGGTGGTGGACATGGCCCACACCTCGACGCCGGTGTCGGTGCAGTCGGTGCTGACCAATGTCAGCGGACTGATCGGCGGGCTCAACCCGGAGCGGCTCACCGTCATCGTCAACGAGCTGGACAAGGCACTGGCGGGTGGCCCGGATCGGTTGCGCAACATGATCTCCGGGATCAGCCGGGCCATGGCCGGGCTCAACGAGCTGCTGCCGCAGACCCGTCAGCTGATCGAGAATCTCGGCGTCATCGCCGAGACCACCTCGCACGCCCAGCCCGACCTGACCACCCTCACCACCGGCGCGGGCGCGCTGTTCGACCAGCTCACCGCCGCTGACCAGGAGGTGCGCCGGTTCCTGGACCTGGCGCCCGATCAGCTCGCCACCCTCGGCGGGTTCGTGCAGGCCACCGAGGACCCGATCACCAACCTGGTCACCAACTTCGTCGCCATCACCAAAGCGGCCAAGCTGCGCGCCCCCGCCATCGCCGCGCTCTTCCCCGCGCTGCGCGAAGGCTCGGCCGCCATCGGCATTCCCGCCCACGACGGCGCCTACCACACCCTTGTGGACCCGTGGCCGCGCCCGACCTGCGAATACGACACCATCCCCGTCGTCCCCACCAATGCGACCACCGACACCCGGGTGCGTCTCTACAACTACTGCATCACCAACGACCCGGCCTTGCAGATCCGCGGCTCCGCCAACGCGCCGCGCCCGAATGTCCCCGACAACACCGCGGGCCCACCGCCCGGCGCAACCGGCAACGAACTCTCCCGCCCGATCCCCGGCAGATAG
- a CDS encoding MCE family protein yields MKSGKALIGFSLFAVLAVVLTYTIWSTLQRSVSGDTHSYSATFSDVLGVRVGDDVRMAGVRVGRVDSIDFEDDYKARLEFRIQDRQRLTTTTKALVRYQNLIGQRYIALIPGEGDGTVLEPGSYIPLERTEPSFDVSALLSGFEPLFSVLQPDQVNSLSETLIQALQGDGVSLSALITQAAELATTFGARDEILGQVITNLSSVIAGLANRSKELETLITQARSLVEALYTEGESLKSSVDQVATSTDALVGLITQVKPDMARAQDMATSGVALLLLNGAALDQAAIELPNVLNGLARFTSYGAYANAYICRLDVSLWGVLLPPGLFSQVGGESQSEVCR; encoded by the coding sequence ATGAAGTCGGGCAAGGCGCTGATCGGGTTCAGCCTGTTCGCGGTGCTGGCGGTGGTGCTGACCTACACCATCTGGTCGACGTTGCAGCGGTCGGTCTCCGGCGATACGCACAGCTATTCGGCGACGTTCTCCGATGTGCTCGGCGTGCGCGTCGGCGACGATGTGCGCATGGCCGGGGTGCGGGTGGGCCGGGTCGACAGCATCGATTTCGAAGACGACTACAAGGCCCGCCTGGAATTCCGGATCCAGGACCGGCAGCGGCTGACCACCACCACCAAAGCGCTGGTGCGGTATCAGAATCTGATCGGCCAGCGCTATATCGCGCTGATTCCCGGTGAGGGCGACGGCACGGTGCTGGAACCGGGCAGCTATATCCCGCTCGAGCGCACCGAACCGTCGTTCGACGTCTCCGCGCTGCTGTCCGGTTTCGAGCCGCTGTTCAGCGTCCTGCAGCCGGATCAGGTGAATTCGCTGTCGGAGACGCTGATTCAAGCGCTCCAGGGCGACGGCGTATCGCTGAGCGCGCTGATCACTCAGGCGGCCGAGCTGGCCACCACCTTCGGCGCGCGTGACGAGATTCTCGGGCAGGTAATCACCAATCTGAGCAGTGTGATCGCCGGCCTGGCCAATCGCAGCAAGGAGCTGGAAACGCTCATCACCCAGGCCAGATCACTGGTGGAAGCGTTGTATACCGAGGGTGAATCGCTGAAGAGTTCGGTGGATCAGGTGGCGACCTCCACCGATGCGCTGGTCGGGCTGATCACACAGGTCAAACCGGATATGGCGCGGGCGCAGGACATGGCAACCAGCGGTGTGGCGTTGCTGCTGCTCAATGGTGCCGCACTGGATCAGGCGGCGATCGAATTGCCGAATGTGCTCAATGGCCTGGCCCGGTTCACCAGCTACGGCGCCTATGCCAATGCCTATATCTGCCGCCTGGATGTGTCGCTGTGGGGCGTGCTGCTGCCGCCGGGCCTGTTCTCGCAGGTCGGTGGCGAATCCCAATCGGAGGTGTGCCGGTGA
- a CDS encoding oxygenase MpaB family protein, producing the protein MTAVARSFEQDGLPPLTTEQTRIPIGTHHRPFTKRPLALTDALDFWSFGGAAANVVMQMARPGVGYGVAESRVESGALMVHPWKRARTTTQYLAVSILGTQEEKDAFREAVNVAHRQVRSGPDSKVKYNAFDRHLQLWVAACLFIGFEDTYQLLNGKMTEEQAEQFYQTSSPLATGLQVPREMWPATRKDFDAYWNEMARQAVLDDFVRGYLDDLLNLRMIHWYLRIPFRGLLKFLTIGFLAPYFREQLRVEWTAADQRRFDNLFLFVGFVNRFIPRFLRFGGSHALMVDLRRRMRKQKSLI; encoded by the coding sequence ATGACCGCAGTCGCGCGATCCTTCGAGCAGGATGGTCTGCCACCGCTGACCACCGAGCAGACCCGTATCCCCATCGGCACCCACCACCGGCCGTTCACCAAGCGCCCGCTGGCACTGACCGACGCCCTGGACTTCTGGAGCTTCGGCGGCGCCGCCGCCAATGTCGTGATGCAGATGGCGCGCCCTGGCGTCGGCTACGGCGTCGCGGAGAGCCGGGTGGAATCCGGTGCGCTGATGGTCCATCCGTGGAAGCGGGCGCGGACCACGACGCAGTATCTGGCGGTGTCGATCCTGGGCACCCAGGAGGAGAAGGACGCGTTCCGGGAAGCGGTCAATGTGGCGCATCGGCAGGTGCGTTCGGGCCCGGACAGCAAGGTGAAGTACAACGCCTTCGACCGCCATCTCCAGCTGTGGGTAGCGGCGTGCCTGTTCATCGGATTCGAAGACACCTACCAGCTGCTCAACGGCAAGATGACCGAGGAGCAGGCCGAGCAGTTCTATCAGACCTCATCGCCGCTGGCGACCGGGCTCCAGGTGCCGCGGGAGATGTGGCCGGCTACCCGCAAGGATTTCGACGCGTACTGGAACGAGATGGCGCGCCAGGCCGTGCTCGACGATTTCGTGCGCGGCTACTTGGATGATCTGCTGAATCTGCGGATGATCCACTGGTATCTGCGGATCCCGTTCCGTGGTCTGCTGAAGTTCTTGACCATCGGATTTCTCGCGCCGTACTTCCGCGAGCAGTTGCGGGTGGAGTGGACCGCGGCCGATCAACGGCGCTTCGACAACCTTTTCCTGTTCGTCGGTTTCGTCAACCGGTTCATTCCGCGGTTCCTGCGATTCGGCGGTTCGCATGCGCTGATGGTGGATCTGCGCCGACGGATGCGGAAGCAGAAGAGTTTGATCTGA
- a CDS encoding MlaE family ABC transporter permease — MTTVEKPAPPTDLEQAIADAKGLWQRHPQRSLETLGRQVTLGRDALIETFRAIFTRRFPFQEFIKQCAFMANVSAAPTVFVAIPIAVVVSIQVGALVNQVGATTFIGAVAGLGIIRQGAPLVTSLMIAGAVGSAICADLGSRTIREEIDAMMVMGVDPVRRLVAPRLVAAVLVSMLLCGFIVFVGFATAYMFNVYAQSGTPGSFIGSFASFAVANDLIVALVKAAVFGLLTAIIACDIGLHAKGGPGGVANAVNSAVVSSALMLFATNIILTQLYNTLFPTKVI, encoded by the coding sequence ATGACGACCGTCGAAAAACCCGCTCCGCCCACCGATCTCGAGCAGGCGATCGCCGATGCCAAAGGCTTGTGGCAACGGCATCCGCAGCGGTCGCTGGAAACGCTTGGCCGTCAGGTCACCCTCGGTCGCGACGCGCTCATCGAGACCTTCCGCGCTATTTTCACGCGCCGGTTCCCGTTCCAGGAATTCATCAAGCAGTGCGCCTTCATGGCGAACGTGTCCGCAGCGCCGACGGTGTTCGTCGCCATCCCGATCGCGGTGGTGGTGTCGATCCAGGTCGGTGCGCTGGTGAATCAGGTCGGCGCGACCACCTTCATCGGTGCGGTGGCCGGTCTCGGCATCATCCGCCAGGGCGCGCCGCTGGTGACCTCGCTGATGATCGCGGGCGCGGTCGGTTCGGCCATCTGCGCCGATCTGGGTTCGCGCACCATTCGCGAGGAGATCGACGCGATGATGGTGATGGGCGTCGACCCGGTGCGCCGGCTCGTCGCGCCGCGCCTGGTGGCGGCGGTGCTGGTGAGCATGCTGCTGTGCGGGTTCATCGTCTTCGTCGGCTTCGCGACCGCCTACATGTTCAATGTGTACGCGCAGTCGGGGACGCCCGGTTCGTTCATCGGTTCGTTCGCCTCCTTCGCCGTGGCCAACGATCTGATCGTCGCGCTGGTGAAGGCGGCGGTGTTCGGTCTGCTCACCGCCATCATCGCCTGCGATATCGGACTGCACGCCAAGGGCGGCCCCGGTGGTGTGGCCAATGCGGTGAACTCGGCGGTGGTGAGTTCGGCGCTGATGTTGTTCGCCACCAACATCATTCTGACCCAGCTGTACAACACGCTGTTTCCGACGAAGGTGATCTGA
- a CDS encoding MCE family protein, giving the protein MARIRLPRYSSNRFLWLGFGAAAAVVLLLVGLSVISQARLSDKTIQVEFAQAAGLRPGATVDVSGIEVGAVQAVNLVDDKVVVDLRIRRDMRLGPNARAAIKMSTILGRLHIELTPGDGKGLPDNRIPIENTSVPYNLGKVIQDPKYKSSFERIERIDPEKLRTALDLFDQQMGDSPELAITALDSIGALAKVINDRRDEVDVLLKGLDQVSQLAADNQNSVLLLLTRGEAIGNAVALRQNLLRQLLDNVAALSALLREMGIENNDQLGPLIQNLNTMTQGLEKNRDNLDRLYEIMPVALRQFNNALGNGPYGDVWAPWILPDNWLCFAQAIQGCSS; this is encoded by the coding sequence ATGGCGCGAATACGACTGCCGAGATATTCCTCGAATCGGTTCCTGTGGCTGGGTTTCGGCGCGGCCGCCGCGGTGGTGCTGCTGCTGGTCGGGTTGAGCGTGATTTCGCAGGCGCGCCTGTCGGACAAGACCATTCAGGTCGAGTTCGCCCAAGCCGCCGGGTTGCGGCCGGGTGCGACGGTGGACGTGTCGGGTATCGAGGTCGGCGCGGTGCAGGCGGTGAACCTGGTCGACGACAAGGTCGTGGTCGACCTGCGCATCCGCCGCGATATGCGGCTGGGCCCGAACGCCCGCGCGGCGATCAAGATGTCGACCATTCTCGGCAGGCTGCATATCGAACTCACACCGGGCGACGGTAAAGGTCTGCCGGACAACCGGATTCCGATCGAGAACACCTCGGTGCCCTACAACCTGGGCAAGGTGATCCAGGATCCGAAATACAAGTCCTCGTTCGAACGCATCGAACGCATCGACCCGGAGAAATTGCGCACCGCGCTGGATCTGTTCGACCAGCAGATGGGCGATTCGCCGGAGCTGGCGATCACCGCGCTCGACAGTATCGGCGCGCTCGCCAAGGTGATCAATGATCGCCGCGACGAGGTCGACGTGCTGTTGAAGGGCCTCGATCAGGTCTCGCAATTGGCCGCCGACAATCAGAACAGCGTGCTGTTGCTGCTGACTCGCGGTGAGGCGATCGGTAACGCGGTGGCGCTGCGGCAGAACCTGCTGCGGCAATTGCTCGACAATGTGGCCGCGCTGTCGGCGCTGCTGCGCGAGATGGGCATCGAGAACAACGATCAGCTCGGGCCGCTGATCCAGAATCTCAACACCATGACCCAAGGTCTGGAGAAGAACCGGGACAACCTGGACCGGCTCTACGAGATCATGCCGGTGGCCCTGCGCCAGTTCAACAATGCCCTCGGTAATGGACCCTACGGCGATGTCTGGGCGCCGTGGATCCTGCCGGACAACTGGCTGTGTTTCGCCCAGGCCATTCAGGGGTGCAGCTCATGA